Proteins encoded together in one Polaribacter reichenbachii window:
- a CDS encoding cytochrome-c peroxidase: MNTILFNIRAKAYTFCICLLLLSMVACKKSTTQLKPISKNKQIEHLYVTELQHTISALDSLLVSEKTIDKIKFYKQARHHFKTLEPILAFVDKSNYKSLNAPNILQVHEDVPTDIKVNNPFGFQVIEELLHEDKIDTLTIKNIATITISRLKLLKQNAYIKFKDYHLVWLLRNQIVRIATTGITGFDSPVLAASLQESILTYKTLLKLLALYKGNFTSEDLYQKIVSSIETSIKNLDHPFDTFDRYSFIKNNTDVQLKLLLELQKDWAISYPFEMALSNNMQSLFSKDAFNVYFFTDYKSDTTHIKEKEQLGKKLFNDKRLSKLNNMACASCHMKEKAFTDGLVTFNSKIKRNSPTLTYSAYQQSYFMDAKTGSLEGQIVGVANNHDEFNLPIDKMAIKITEIKEYKIVLDSLYKNDEYNFNIRHSIASYIRTLNTFDSKFDKNINNKENNLTASEKKGFNLFMGKAACATCHFAPVFNGTVPPDFVDTELEIIGVPETKNNKKLDDDLGRFYLFNTPERKGSFKTPTVRNIEKTAPYMHNGIYSTLDEVMDFYNKGGGAGLGFNVPHQTLPFDNLDLKEDEITAIIDFMNTLSDQ; the protein is encoded by the coding sequence ATGAATACAATCTTATTTAATATAAGAGCTAAGGCATATACTTTTTGTATATGTCTTTTGCTTTTAAGTATGGTGGCTTGTAAAAAAAGCACAACCCAATTAAAACCAATATCAAAAAACAAACAAATAGAACACTTATATGTAACAGAATTACAACACACTATTTCTGCATTAGATTCTTTATTGGTTTCAGAAAAAACAATCGATAAAATTAAATTTTATAAACAAGCAAGGCATCATTTTAAAACTTTAGAACCCATTTTGGCTTTTGTAGATAAAAGCAATTACAAATCGTTAAATGCGCCGAATATTTTACAAGTTCATGAAGATGTACCTACGGATATTAAAGTAAACAATCCTTTTGGTTTTCAGGTGATTGAAGAACTTTTACATGAAGATAAAATAGATACTTTAACTATTAAAAATATAGCCACAATTACAATTAGTAGATTAAAATTACTAAAGCAAAACGCCTACATAAAGTTTAAAGATTATCATTTAGTTTGGTTGTTAAGAAATCAAATTGTTAGAATTGCAACAACAGGAATTACTGGGTTTGATTCTCCCGTTTTAGCAGCTTCTCTGCAAGAAAGTATCTTAACATATAAAACCTTATTAAAGTTGTTAGCACTTTATAAAGGCAATTTTACATCCGAAGATTTATACCAAAAAATTGTAAGTTCTATAGAAACATCAATAAAAAATTTAGACCATCCTTTTGATACTTTTGATAGATATTCTTTTATCAAAAATAATACTGATGTTCAACTAAAATTATTATTAGAATTACAAAAAGATTGGGCAATTAGTTATCCTTTTGAAATGGCTTTGTCTAATAATATGCAATCTCTTTTTAGCAAAGATGCTTTTAATGTGTACTTTTTTACTGATTATAAAAGTGATACTACTCATATTAAAGAAAAGGAGCAATTAGGTAAAAAATTATTCAACGATAAAAGGTTGTCTAAATTAAATAATATGGCTTGTGCAAGCTGCCACATGAAAGAAAAAGCATTTACAGATGGCTTGGTTACTTTTAATTCTAAAATAAAAAGAAATTCACCCACGTTAACGTACAGCGCTTATCAACAAAGTTATTTTATGGATGCTAAAACAGGAAGTTTAGAAGGGCAAATAGTAGGTGTTGCTAATAATCACGATGAATTTAATTTACCAATAGATAAAATGGCAATTAAAATTACTGAGATTAAAGAATACAAAATTGTATTAGATTCTTTGTATAAAAATGATGAATATAATTTTAATATTAGACATTCTATTGCATCTTATATTAGAACTTTAAATACGTTTGATTCTAAGTTTGATAAGAATATCAACAATAAAGAAAATAACTTAACAGCTTCAGAAAAAAAGGGTTTTAATCTGTTTATGGGTAAAGCAGCTTGTGCAACTTGTCATTTTGCACCTGTTTTTAACGGAACTGTACCACCTGATTTTGTAGATACTGAACTAGAAATTATTGGAGTACCAGAAACTAAAAATAATAAAAAATTAGATGATGATTTAGGGAGATTTTACCTTTTTAATACTCCAGAAAGAAAAGGTTCTTTTAAAACACCAACTGTTAGAAACATCGAAAAAACGGCGCCTTATATGCACAACGGAATTTATTCAACTTTAGATGAAGTAATGGATTTTTACAACAAAGGTGGTGGAGCTGGTTTAGGTTTTAATGTACCTCACCAAACATTACCTTTTGATAATTTAGATTTAAAAGAAGATGAAATAACCGCAATTATTGATTTTATGAACACACTTTCTGATCAGTAA
- a CDS encoding alkaline phosphatase PhoX, which translates to MKQFNKLFLFTLLIAFTSISFSCKDGLDGMDGVDGVDGIDGTDGIDGNDGQDLTTAELIPLDASITPNFLKVDGAFSSITVTPILSSEDKLESTPEFVYGSMADGAGLLAESDGTFTLINNIEADYAIARIKLNADLKPMHGEYIINAFSTAYTAQCSGSLITPEEHGFGPLYLSGGEWGGSSKGVFATNPYKSADNADAAIMLPKLGQWSTENAVVIGKDAYPNLSVTFIGDDHSDNSVPSGQLGMYVGPRGNFDSGKLYGLKVTSAGITNEVDMIEGTEYEAEFVELEETEIGLLDAEAKAKGVMGFSRLEDVDWRRGSAANQREVYFAVTGRDKADLVGKGSRLGRIYKVVLNDTDPTAAAKITCLLDGDKVDGKADGFHSPDNILVTENYAYIQEDPNGYASINDDITGFAKLYQYNLATGELKTVLECDQTTAAAQGYGTTNSMWEITGMIDVTETVNNGENTFVLITQNHGWVPADGSAFTDPKANSVVNGSREEGSVLHIITGLER; encoded by the coding sequence ATGAAACAATTTAACAAATTATTTTTATTTACTTTATTAATTGCTTTTACATCTATTTCATTTAGTTGTAAAGACGGTTTAGATGGCATGGACGGAGTTGATGGTGTAGATGGAATTGACGGAACTGATGGTATAGATGGTAATGATGGGCAAGACCTTACTACTGCAGAATTAATTCCTTTAGATGCCTCTATTACACCTAACTTTTTAAAAGTTGATGGTGCTTTTTCTTCAATTACTGTTACTCCTATTTTATCATCAGAAGATAAATTAGAAAGTACACCAGAATTTGTATACGGTTCTATGGCAGATGGTGCTGGTTTATTAGCAGAATCTGATGGAACTTTTACTTTAATCAATAATATTGAAGCAGATTATGCCATAGCAAGAATCAAATTAAATGCAGATTTAAAACCAATGCATGGAGAATACATTATAAATGCATTTTCTACTGCTTATACTGCACAATGTTCTGGTTCTTTAATTACGCCAGAAGAACATGGTTTTGGACCATTATATTTATCTGGTGGAGAATGGGGTGGATCTTCTAAAGGAGTTTTCGCAACAAATCCTTATAAATCTGCAGACAATGCAGATGCTGCAATTATGTTACCAAAATTAGGGCAATGGTCTACAGAAAATGCTGTAGTAATTGGTAAAGATGCTTACCCTAACTTATCTGTAACTTTTATTGGAGATGATCATTCAGATAACTCTGTTCCTTCTGGTCAATTAGGTATGTATGTTGGTCCTAGAGGAAATTTTGATAGTGGTAAATTATATGGTTTAAAAGTAACTTCTGCTGGTATTACTAACGAAGTAGATATGATAGAAGGTACAGAATATGAAGCAGAATTTGTAGAATTAGAAGAAACTGAAATAGGTTTATTAGATGCAGAAGCTAAAGCTAAAGGTGTTATGGGATTCTCTAGATTAGAAGATGTAGACTGGAGAAGAGGTTCTGCTGCTAACCAAAGAGAAGTTTATTTTGCAGTTACTGGTCGTGATAAAGCAGATTTAGTGGGTAAAGGTTCTAGATTAGGTAGAATTTATAAAGTAGTTTTAAATGATACAGACCCAACAGCGGCTGCAAAAATTACTTGTCTTTTAGATGGTGATAAAGTTGATGGTAAAGCTGATGGTTTCCACTCACCTGATAATATTTTAGTTACAGAAAACTACGCTTATATTCAAGAAGACCCAAATGGTTATGCTTCTATAAATGATGATATTACTGGTTTTGCAAAATTATACCAATACAACTTAGCAACTGGAGAGTTAAAAACTGTTTTAGAGTGCGACCAAACAACTGCTGCTGCACAAGGTTATGGAACTACAAATAGCATGTGGGAAATTACTGGAATGATCGATGTTACAGAAACTGTAAATAATGGCGAAAATACTTTTGTTTTAATTACTCAAAACCATGGTTGGGTTCCTGCTGATGGTTCTGCATTTACAGATCCTAAAGCAAACTCTGTAGTAAATGGTTCTAGAGAAGAAGGTTCAGTTTTACATATTATAACTGGTTTAGAAAGATAA
- a CDS encoding CPBP family intramembrane glutamic endopeptidase produces MKPFLTTLNKIKFIEIIVLFIVIPIVLLLPISIIFKVIFVVLGVVYISLISIFKEKFSKVKTDKKSNKKAILEIAIRFIIIALLTTLVLYYQDKEQLFNVMLNKPDLWLKFSGIYILFSVIPQELIYRTYFVKRYQKLIEKKGLFILINALLFSFAHIWFQSFTVLAFTFVGSLLFTTTYLKTKSTWLVILEHSIYGVWLYTVGFGELFMFPV; encoded by the coding sequence ATGAAACCATTTTTAACAACTTTAAATAAGATTAAATTCATAGAAATAATAGTTTTATTTATTGTTATACCAATAGTATTATTGTTACCTATTTCTATCATTTTTAAAGTGATTTTTGTTGTATTAGGTGTGGTTTACATCAGCTTAATTTCCATTTTTAAAGAAAAATTTTCTAAAGTTAAAACGGATAAAAAATCAAACAAAAAAGCTATATTAGAAATTGCAATTCGGTTTATAATTATTGCGCTTTTAACGACGTTGGTTTTATATTATCAAGATAAAGAACAATTGTTTAATGTGATGCTTAACAAACCAGATTTATGGTTGAAGTTTAGTGGTATTTATATTCTGTTTTCTGTAATACCTCAAGAATTAATTTACAGAACATATTTTGTAAAACGATACCAAAAATTAATCGAAAAGAAAGGATTGTTTATTTTGATAAACGCTTTGCTATTTTCTTTTGCACATATTTGGTTTCAGAGTTTTACAGTATTGGCTTTTACTTTTGTGGGTAGTTTATTGTTTACAACTACTTATTTAAAAACAAAATCTACTTGGCTTGTTATTTTAGAGCATTCCATTTACGGAGTTTGGTTATATACAGTGGGTTTTGGAGAGTTATTTATGTTTCCTGTATAA